TCTTGACAAGATCATTTGCCTTAGGTGGTTTTGCAACTTCCCCGAGCAGATCTTTGCCCTCGAAACAGCCGGCAATATCTGCTCTAGTCTTTTGCCTGCAGTGCCCATTGTAGACAGTCCAGGCAGTGAATCCATCTCCCGAAATCCTGGTGTGCTCCTCGTGGATGGTCCTCACACACCTAACATCATCCGTGATATCCGAGTCCAGCAGGCGATTGCAGTCGATGTGACAGCCCTTGCCGCCCCCATCGCCATGGGTGCACCAGTAGAGATCGCTGATCTGGAAGAGCCCGTGATCCGCGCTCCCATCCGCATTCAGCCGACCCACAGCTGCCGTATTTAAGGAGGACTCATGCTCGGCGATGCACACCCAGGTGGCCAAATCCTGCATGGGAAACTTGTGTGAGAAATACAACTCTTGGGCTAACTCGCAGCGATTGTAAACTTTACCCGTGCGTTGTTGGTGTGTTTGAGTGTGTGTCTGATAGTGTGGCTGATATTGTACTGACTGTTTGTGGCTATAGAAGGGGTTAGCGGGGGATTGTTGCTTAAGGGGGGATCCAATGGCATTGGGATGCTGCCTGGGGGGACTAACGGGGCGCGGTCGCAGGAAGGGATTACCCGAGTAGGCAGCCACATTGGATGGGTAACTGAGAACGGGCTGCGCTGGTCGATAATACTGATTCACAGCCGGGCTCTGATGCACTTGCACCTGGCCATATTGATAGGCATAGCTGACCTTGGGCTTCACAGGAACTCCTCCGCCGCCAATGGCATTGGGGTGCTGCTGATGAATCGGAGGCTTGGCAAAGCAGGCTGCCACCTGTTCGTAGTGCTGGTTGAGGCAGTTCCTCTGGTACACGGTCCAGGCATTGAAGCCATCTCCCGAGATCTGTGTGTGCTCCTGATGGATCCTGCGGATGCACTGCACATCGTCGGCTATGCTGGAGTCCAGGAACTGATTGCAGGTGGCGTGACATCCCTTTCCAGCCCTCTGATCGTGGGTGCACCAGAAGAGGTCGCTAATCTGGAAGAGACCATGATCCGCACTGCCATCCGCATTTAGGCGGCCCACAGCCGCCGTGTTAAAGGAGGACTCATGCTGGGCGATGCACACCCAGGTGGGAATCTGCGGCATGGGCAGCTTGTGCTGGTAATACAGCTCCTGGGCCAGCTCGCAGCGGCTGTAGATTTTTCCCTGTGGCTGGATTTGGGCCACCTGTTGGTAAAATTGGGTCACAGGATAGCTGGGGACCTGAACTTGCTGGGGTTTCTGGTAGGAGGCGGCCACCGTGAGAGCCGTGCTGCCAGGACCTCCGCATCCTGCCACATAAGAGGCCGCATCCTGGCGGCAGTAGGCGCCATAGGCCTGCCAGGCGGTGAAGCCATCTCCGCTGATCCTCTGGTGCTCGGCATAGATTTTCCTCACGCACAGGACATCGTCGGCGATGTCATCGTCCCGCAAGCTGGCGCAACTCAGGCCACACCCCTTGCCCTGGCCCGGTGGCGAGCACCAGTAGACATCGCTGATCTGGAAGAGTCCGTGGGAGCCACCGCCCAGTCCTGCTCCGCCGCCAAAGGCAGCCGTGTTAAAGTCACTCGAGTGCTGGGCTATGCACACCAAGGTGgcaacctgggcggcaggAAGCCCAAAACGCTGCTGCAGCGAATGGGCCAGCTCACAGCGATCGAAGATCTTGGCCGAGGCCAAAAGCGGGAGCAGCAGGCAAACCACTGGCCACCTCAGCATCTTGATTATTTCTGACACTCGAACCCGCAGCTATCACTCTTTTATAGAGAACACAGAAAGCACACAACAAACTGGAGCAAGATCCTTAGgtcatttgaaattcaaattgtaCAGCGATTTCGAGCGCGTGTATATCGGTTTTTGTATTCGCtacttttttcttaaatatttttttgatttccaaATGGCTGTGGGCGTTTGGACGTTTCGTTGACGACTGAAGTCTCTGGCGGTCGCATCTTCAGCCCAAAGTCAATTTGAATATGACGACGTCGACTGCCGAGCGAGACAAAAACTGGTTGTGGCTATTGCATAATTACTGCGGCGGTCCGAGCTGACAAAAGGTTCTCGGCCACTCAAGAACCCAAAAGATTGGAAGCGCGAAAGACTACCACATTATCGAATCAGCCGTAAAAAATTAGTTAGAAAGTTCTGCAGTCGCTGGGCCCATTAGCTGCCCATTTGACAAATGGAATTAATTCGAAACACCCGTATTTATGGGACAGCCGACTGGCGAGTCTCGAGCGCTTTTCACGCGTTTTTAATCGCCTCGTAAGACTCAATCAAGCAATCGACAGGCGCGATTTGCGGCTGTCAATCAATTTCCGAGTCTGAGACGCGGACCCCACCCCGTAGATAGTGTCTCAATCGCATTGTAATGCAAACAAACACCTTGGATGAGCTTTGTTTATCTGCCGAgcgaaatattttgtttgcatCTCCGATTGACCAAGTCgcctttttattttcgccTCCGTTGCCTAAGTTTTTGGTGTTTCTGCGATAGCCAATTTGATGCAATATAAACTGTGTTTTAATTGCCGCTTTTTTGTGCAAATTGCTGGGCCGAAAAACTGTTGCTGATTGATTAATACCCGGGTTCCCTCATTAACTGGTCTTGAACTTGAGTCATTGCCAGGCAGAAGGGAGGCGGATCGATCAAGGCTTCGGCCAAGCAAAGTGATTTTTGTGGTTAGCATTGTCTTAGAAGTTTtggaataattttttaagctttttctCCTTGGAAACCATACATATTTGACTGGGATATTCATGAGAACTCCCTAAATAAAGCCACAAGTCATGCTATAAAGCCGCTTTCTGAGAAATATAAATCAACAGGTTATATAATAAGTCCAGGCACCTAAAAGAAATTCGTAAATAAGTGCGACTAAATAGCATTTGAatcgaaatacttaaattcCTAACTATATTTCGTAATCAATGCAATccaaaaatttataagctgggatattcataaataagacCATAAATATATTCTAATGCTTTTATTTGAGCAGCCAGCTTCTTCAAGtttcaaatgaaaacaacATTTTGATAATTCGTAGtagtttttcttgttttttttttagtaaacgCTAAATCACAATACAATAGAatcacatttaaaaaataaattatatacaaaTTCGTAGACAAAAACAGCTTGTGTTACATCCATAGTTATCataataacataaaaatacattttacataACACTCAATAACAAATACGTATTTATGATTAATATCTTACTTCACGGGCGGCTCCTCGACACGCCCCTTCTGGTAGATATAGTATACCAGGCAGATAACCGCCACTCCAATGCCGCCGCACAAGGTCGCCCAGTGGACAATATTGAGGGTTTTTAGTGTGTTTATCAATTTCTTTTTGAAGAAGGCCACCATTTCGCCATTGAGTTGGATGCCCTAAGGAAAAATGCATtgtaaagaaatattttttataaaaaaaatcaaaagttcAAGTGGGTTGAGCTATAACTAACCTCTTCTACCCAAATGGCGGGCATCAAAACTGTGGGTAGATTTTCGGTGATCCCTATTCGATTAATGCTCTTGAGGAACATATTGAACTGAACTCTTTTGCCGCCTTGCAAGGGCGTGCCTGTCAGCTGATGAAGAGAATATATCTATAAGATTTTTCCAGATCGGACAAATATATGTATCTTACCGACTGCACATCCACAAAAGTCTGATGCTTTTTGGCATCTGGCTTTAAGCCTCTTATCATTTTACGATACTCATTCGAGGCGCCCAGCATATGAGGCAGCGTCAAAATCACAGGGGCATCTAGACGGAgattgtaattaaaatatatattacttaAGAGATACATTATAAGCAGACTCCTTTATTTGCATAACCTGCTCCTTGAACGCCTCACTGCattccattttaattattcTGTTTACATTGCTGATATTATTCCGAAAAACAGGATTATGTGACCTCAACAAAAAGGCAGctacttaaatttaatttaattaaaataattggaAGATCTTCCTCAACTCGCGGAAGCTTTTTGGCCCCTCATCACGTTTTCGTGGaacaacatttatttatttacttaactACTTGTGATGTCTGAACCAATTTGTAAGAATTTCCTCATCAGACGAAATATTTCAAATGCTCATTACTGAAACTGTTAACTCACGTTTcaacaattaaacaaaaaaaatccgTCGAAAGGAAGGCATCGCCAAAAGAATCTCAAGTTTGAAACGTGCGCGATCGGCAAACAcccaaacaaaaaagtttagaaaaaaggtataataaaaatcaaagttaATGCTTCAATTTGTAGAGCGTTCACAGCACTCGAGAACATCATAATGATAACTTGAGAGCTCATTATATCCCCTAGTTCAATGAGGGGCAACACTTTTGATTTCAGATGCGCAATGCCTTGGGGGAATTTAATGGAGAATGCGAAGCAAAACGTTTTTGGTTTCACGAATCTCAAGTgttaattaagaaattaaacaaTCGAAGAAGATCAAAGCATCCCACACAGACTCGATATCAAAATCGGCATCTGAATCTATGCTTAAACCACAGTCCCAGCGAAAAGCGTTTGCAATTTGTCAGATCGAACTCAGCGCGTGTTTATTGAGATCTTTCCAGATTTTTATATCTGTTTAGcgtttgatttaaattttattagcCGTGTTTTTGATGCCTTCGCTTTGCACCTTGCAAGCAGTTGATTTGCATATAAAACGCATTAAAACCCCAAACTAGACCTGGCACCAACTCTGATAGCGTGATTGGTAATAAAAGATTTATAAGAGGCTGCCTTATAATTACTGAGGTAATCGAGCACAACCTGATGACAAAGGCGAGTGCTTCGAGAGGTGTCTTCTGGGGTTGTTCTCCTCACCAGTTAATCGCcataaaacaaacacaaaaccTCCATGACAAGGTTCATTTGCATAACAAAATACGAAGAGCAAAAATTGTCAAATATTATTCCAAATATTTCCGGTTTTCCTCGGATTTTTATCACACAAATTCAGCAAAACGGAAAGTTCATTGTTTGAGTCTTTCGTTTATTTCTGGTGCTGACCATATGGTAGTCAGACTAGCAGTGCTCCAATTAACGATAAAGTTTTTATGAAACTGCTCAAACTATCATTAAAACTTGAGTTAAGTGTCCACAAAATACAAGATCACAATCAACTGTCAAATACCTAAACTatcaacataaataaaatgctcattaaattaaatcagtaTTATTCCAGCAAGAAACAAAATGTTGATAAACATTCGAATAGCGTTGAATCACATTATTGATACTCTAACCAATTTCTGTGGAAAAAAATCAGGGGATTTATTTGTAGGAATCATTCATGAGGAGGGAATAGGGGATTTCcctctttataaataaatttaaatatcatgCACTATAACTTAAACAAAACTTGTAATGTGGTATTTTTATGTTGGTTATAAACAATCCTGATATGTTATATTAATGGTCTTTACCATATGTGAGTTT
This window of the Drosophila biarmipes strain raj3 chromosome 3L, RU_DBia_V1.1, whole genome shotgun sequence genome carries:
- the LOC108034903 gene encoding uncharacterized protein LOC108034903 isoform X2; translation: MLRWPVVCLLLPLLASAKIFDRCELAHSLQQRFGLPAAQVATLVCIAQHSSDFNTAAFGGGAGLGGGSHGLFQISDVYWCSPPGQGKGCGLSCASLRDDDIADDVLCVRKIYAEHQRISGDGFTAWQAYGAYCRQDAASYVAGCGGPGSTALTVAASYQKPQQVQVPSYPVTQFYQQVAQIQPQGKIYSRCELAQELYYQHKLPMPQIPTWVCIAQHESSFNTAAVGRLNADGSADHGLFQISDLFWCTHDQRAGKGCHATCNQFLDSSIADDVQCIRRIHQEHTQISGDGFNAWTVYQRNCLNQHYEQVAACFAKPPIHQQHPNAIGGGGVPVKPKVSYAYQYGQVQVHQSPAVNQYYRPAQPVLSYPSNVAAYSGNPFLRPRPVSPPRQHPNAIGSPLKQQSPANPFYSHKQSVQYQPHYQTHTQTHQQRTGFGHLGVHRRA